In a genomic window of Sutcliffiella sp. FSL R7-0096:
- a CDS encoding lytic transglycosylase domain-containing protein, which yields MNVEQLRSMMQLQAMQSFQGNGTLNNAGSKHPFASILESFLENGNGNSGLPGQSSSQPAPLPFTHPLNNAALHHAHSSYLQAVATVSLEEASVPSVNISPAKRSDYDEIIKEASEKYGVDPKLIKSIIRHESNFNPAAVSHAGATGLMQLMPLTAKGLGVTNSMDPRQNIMGGTKYIRQMLDKYNGNVTLALAAYNAGPGNVDKHKGVPPFKETMNYIRKVTDSFHA from the coding sequence ATGAACGTAGAACAGCTCAGGTCTATGATGCAGCTGCAGGCAATGCAAAGTTTTCAAGGAAACGGAACGTTGAATAACGCCGGATCTAAACATCCCTTCGCATCTATTTTGGAAAGCTTTCTGGAGAATGGTAATGGCAACTCCGGTTTGCCTGGACAAAGTTCTAGTCAACCCGCTCCCCTTCCCTTTACACATCCGCTAAATAACGCGGCGCTCCATCACGCACATTCCAGCTATTTGCAGGCCGTTGCCACGGTTAGCTTGGAAGAAGCTTCCGTTCCAAGTGTGAACATTAGTCCAGCTAAACGCTCTGACTATGACGAAATTATCAAGGAAGCCTCTGAAAAATACGGTGTTGATCCGAAACTGATCAAATCCATTATCCGGCACGAGTCCAATTTCAACCCTGCTGCTGTAAGTCATGCAGGGGCAACAGGCTTGATGCAACTTATGCCTCTGACAGCTAAAGGATTGGGGGTAACCAACTCCATGGACCCAAGGCAAAATATAATGGGTGGCACCAAATACATCCGTCAGATGCTGGACAAATACAACGGCAATGTCACACTCGCCCTTGCTGCATATAATGCCGGGCCTGGAAATGTGGATAAGCATAAAGGAGTACCACCTTTCAAGGAAACGATGAATTACATCCGAAAAGTAACCGACAGTTTTCATGCCTAA
- a CDS encoding CYTH domain-containing protein, producing MSHQEIEIEFKNLLTFDEFTSLCSAFKVNSEDFFSQENHYFDTPSFSLKEKGCALRVRKKGDNFTLTLKQPATEGLLETHQTVSEKEFLSMKEETDGLIEGPISTILKDELKVDPTEVLYFGSLKTNRVELPYKDGLLVLDESNYMETSDFEVEFEVKNYAEGEKLFQELLTSYGIPLRETKNKIVRFYEAKACTLTAKGESK from the coding sequence ATGAGCCACCAGGAAATCGAAATAGAATTTAAAAATCTACTGACCTTTGATGAATTCACATCTCTCTGTTCGGCATTCAAAGTGAATTCCGAAGACTTTTTTTCTCAAGAGAACCACTACTTTGATACTCCCTCTTTTTCATTAAAAGAAAAAGGATGCGCGCTGCGTGTTCGCAAAAAAGGGGACAACTTCACCCTTACACTGAAACAACCAGCCACAGAGGGTTTATTGGAAACACACCAGACAGTTTCTGAAAAAGAATTTCTATCCATGAAGGAAGAAACAGATGGGTTAATTGAGGGACCCATTTCGACCATTTTAAAGGACGAGCTAAAAGTTGATCCTACTGAAGTGCTCTATTTCGGATCGCTAAAAACAAACCGGGTGGAACTTCCTTATAAGGATGGACTTCTAGTGCTTGATGAAAGCAACTACATGGAAACTAGCGATTTTGAAGTAGAGTTTGAAGTGAAAAATTATGCGGAAGGGGAAAAACTGTTTCAAGAACTACTGACCTCTTACGGCATTCCACTTCGTGAGACTAAAAACAAAATTGTCCGGTTTTATGAAGCAAAAGCGTGTACGTTGACAGCGAAAGGGGAATCAAAATGA
- a CDS encoding GTP pyrophosphokinase family protein → MIQHWDLFLAPYKQAIDEMKVKLKGMRGQFMMQSEHSPIEFVTGRVKPIASILDKATRKGISLEKLEDEMQDIAGVRMMCQFVDDIHRVVEILRKRNDFEIVEERDYISSRKNSGYRSYHVVVRYPVQTIDGEKKILVEIQIRTLAMNFWATIEHSLNYKYSGQFPQDIKERLVRAAEAAYLLDAEMSQIRGEIQEAQAIFSRKKELDSE, encoded by the coding sequence ATGATACAACACTGGGATTTGTTTTTAGCGCCTTATAAACAGGCAATAGATGAGATGAAAGTAAAATTAAAGGGGATGCGCGGGCAGTTTATGATGCAATCGGAGCATTCGCCGATTGAATTTGTGACAGGACGGGTCAAACCTATAGCGAGTATTTTGGACAAGGCAACGCGCAAGGGGATATCCCTCGAAAAACTGGAAGATGAAATGCAAGACATCGCTGGCGTTCGTATGATGTGCCAGTTTGTGGATGATATACATAGAGTAGTGGAGATTCTGCGGAAGCGCAATGATTTTGAAATTGTCGAGGAGCGGGATTATATTTCTTCCAGAAAGAACAGTGGCTATCGATCCTATCATGTAGTGGTACGCTATCCGGTCCAGACAATTGATGGGGAGAAGAAGATATTGGTGGAAATTCAGATCAGGACCCTAGCCATGAATTTTTGGGCAACCATTGAGCATTCCCTTAATTATAAGTATAGCGGGCAATTCCCGCAGGATATAAAAGAAAGGCTTGTCCGTGCAGCGGAAGCGGCATACCTTCTTGATGCAGAGATGTCACAGATTCGCGGCGAAATCCAAGAAGCACAAGCTATCTTTTCACGAAAAAAAGAACTGGATTCGGAATAA
- a CDS encoding NAD kinase has translation MKFAITSKGDSVSNTLMHKMRTYLQDFDLTYDEDQPDLVVSVGGDGTLLYAFHRYRSRLDKTAFIGVHTGHLGFYADWVPEEIEKLVIAIAKTPYQTVEYPLLEVIIRYIDGGREARYLALNECTVKSVEGTLVMDVEIKGQLFETFRGDGLCISTPSGSTAYNKALGGAILHPSLPAIQLAEMASINNRVFRTIGSPLVLPQHHTCLLKPVNDVDYQITIDHLTLLHKDVKSIQCRVAKEKIRFARFRPFPFWKRVSDSFITDK, from the coding sequence ATGAAATTTGCCATAACCTCCAAAGGGGACTCGGTTTCAAATACATTGATGCACAAAATGCGAACATACTTGCAGGATTTTGATTTGACCTATGATGAAGACCAACCGGATTTGGTAGTCTCTGTTGGAGGAGACGGAACACTTCTCTATGCGTTCCATCGCTATCGCAGCCGCTTGGACAAGACTGCCTTTATCGGGGTGCATACCGGTCACCTCGGGTTCTATGCGGATTGGGTTCCAGAGGAGATTGAAAAACTCGTGATTGCCATCGCCAAAACTCCATATCAAACGGTGGAATACCCATTGCTAGAGGTCATCATACGATACATAGACGGGGGCCGTGAAGCTCGCTATTTGGCCTTAAATGAATGCACTGTCAAAAGTGTCGAGGGAACATTGGTAATGGATGTAGAAATCAAAGGCCAGCTTTTTGAAACCTTTCGTGGCGACGGGCTTTGCATCTCCACACCTTCTGGTAGTACGGCCTATAACAAGGCACTTGGTGGAGCCATTCTGCATCCATCCCTACCAGCCATACAGCTTGCAGAAATGGCTTCCATCAACAATCGGGTATTCCGTACCATCGGATCGCCACTTGTGTTGCCTCAGCACCACACCTGTCTATTAAAGCCGGTGAACGATGTCGACTATCAAATCACCATCGATCACCTGACTCTGCTGCATAAAGATGTGAAATCCATTCAGTGCAGGGTGGCAAAAGAGAAAATACGTTTTGCACGCTTCCGCCCATTTCCGTTCTGGAAGCGAGTCAGCGATTCATTCATCACGGACAAGTAA
- a CDS encoding RluA family pseudouridine synthase — protein MERFCLVFKAGERDEGKLLREFLKERQISKAALIDIKFNGGALLVNGSAVTVRYILHEEDTVEVFFPKEEPSEDLLPEKMPLDIVYEDEYVLVINKPAGIASIPSREHRFGTLANGVLGYYQSEGIYATIHIVTRLDLDTSGLMLIAKHRHAHHLFSLQQRDFGVKRRYEALVHGLMDQRQGTIDAPIGRKDTSIIEREVREDGQHAVTHYEVLCVGEGWSHVSLQLDTGRTHQIRVHMAHIGHPLLGDSLYGGAEMKGMLRQALHSCELSFFHPVKEREVIFQCGLPLDMKKVLGKS, from the coding sequence ATGGAGAGATTTTGTTTAGTCTTTAAAGCAGGAGAGCGAGACGAAGGTAAACTACTTCGGGAATTTCTAAAAGAAAGGCAGATTTCAAAAGCTGCCTTGATCGATATAAAATTCAACGGAGGGGCGCTGCTTGTGAATGGCAGCGCCGTTACGGTGCGCTACATATTGCATGAAGAGGATACAGTAGAGGTGTTTTTTCCAAAAGAGGAACCAAGTGAAGATTTATTGCCTGAGAAGATGCCTCTTGATATCGTGTATGAGGATGAGTATGTACTGGTGATCAATAAGCCTGCAGGGATAGCATCCATCCCATCTCGTGAGCACCGCTTCGGCACGCTCGCCAATGGTGTATTAGGTTATTATCAGTCTGAAGGGATTTACGCTACCATTCATATTGTGACAAGGCTGGACCTTGATACGTCCGGATTGATGCTAATTGCCAAGCACCGTCATGCTCATCACCTCTTTTCCTTGCAACAGCGGGATTTCGGGGTGAAGAGGAGGTATGAGGCGTTGGTGCATGGGTTAATGGATCAGCGGCAGGGGACGATTGATGCTCCTATTGGTCGGAAGGATACAAGCATCATTGAGCGGGAAGTACGGGAGGACGGACAGCATGCTGTTACCCACTATGAGGTGCTTTGTGTTGGAGAAGGTTGGAGTCATGTTTCGTTGCAATTGGATACAGGGCGCACTCATCAAATCCGCGTACATATGGCCCATATCGGACATCCATTGCTTGGCGACAGCCTCTATGGAGGAGCTGAAATGAAGGGTATGCTGCGCCAGGCGTTGCATAGCTGTGAATTAAGCTTCTTTCATCCGGTGAAAGAGCGAGAGGTGATATTCCAGTGCGGTTTGCCTTTGGATATGAAAAAGGTATTGGGGAAGAGCTGA
- the prpE gene encoding bis(5'-nucleosyl)-tetraphosphatase PrpE, translating into MKIDVIGDIHGCIEEFKALLMKLGYSEGNGLYKHPEERKLAFVGDLTDRGPDSISVVKIVNALVEAGLGYYVPGNHCNKLYRFLLGNKVQHTHGLETTVAEFEALSGAEQERFRQVFIKLYDDAPLYQVLDDGKLIVAHAGIKKEYIGKQGKKVKTFVLYGDITGEFHENGMPVRRDWAQEYDGDAWIVYGHTPVREVRMVNKTANIDTGAVFGGKLSALRYPEMDTISVDSGMPFVKEKFRELWD; encoded by the coding sequence ATGAAAATTGATGTTATCGGTGATATACATGGGTGTATAGAGGAGTTTAAAGCCTTGCTAATGAAATTGGGCTATTCAGAAGGCAATGGTTTGTATAAACATCCTGAAGAAAGGAAACTTGCCTTTGTCGGGGACCTTACTGATAGAGGTCCTGACTCAATCAGCGTGGTGAAAATCGTTAACGCTTTGGTGGAAGCAGGACTTGGCTATTATGTACCAGGCAACCACTGCAACAAGCTCTATCGTTTTCTTCTAGGAAACAAAGTGCAGCATACTCATGGACTCGAGACGACTGTGGCTGAATTTGAGGCACTTTCCGGTGCGGAACAGGAACGCTTCCGGCAGGTGTTCATTAAACTATATGATGACGCCCCGCTCTATCAGGTGTTGGACGATGGCAAACTAATCGTGGCGCATGCCGGCATCAAGAAGGAATACATAGGTAAGCAGGGTAAAAAAGTGAAAACTTTTGTCCTATATGGCGATATCACCGGGGAATTCCATGAGAACGGGATGCCTGTCCGCCGTGATTGGGCACAGGAATATGACGGAGATGCTTGGATCGTCTACGGCCATACGCCGGTCCGTGAGGTGAGAATGGTAAACAAGACGGCAAACATTGACACCGGTGCGGTTTTTGGTGGTAAGCTTTCCGCCCTGCGCTATCCTGAGATGGATACGATTTCTGTGGATTCCGGGATGCCGTTTGTGAAGGAGAAATTTCGAGAGTTGTGGGATTAG
- a CDS encoding cation:proton antiporter — translation MFELPIKEPVLVFTIAMMIFFIFPYFMKLLRIPGLIGPILAGVIIGPNGLAVLERSSTIELLGTVGLLFIMFIAGLEMDLDGFKKYRNRSIVYGMLSFWIPLAVGTAISLLLGYSVAAAILIGSILGSHTLLGYPIASRLGIGKSKAITTAVGGSILTDTFALLVLAVITGAAAGQLDIYFGVKLTFSLIVFVAIIFLGTPFLSRWFFRNVATEGTGEFIYVMVMLFTAGSLALIAGLQPIIGAFLVGLALNRFIFDQGPLMNRIRFTANSIFIPFFLLSVGMLMDLSVLIGNPKAWVLTIAIVVGLLFSKYIAALLTSKFYKYTKDERMVIFGLTTPQAAATLAATLVGFNVGLLDQATVNGVIIMILITCIFGPYMVEKYGRKLALEEEMKPVQKGDAPERILIPIANPKTMESLMDLAFVIRQSNSVEHPLYALSVVQRDMWGADGDVAKAEKMLGQAVSYSSGADVPIRVTTRVDRNIAIGINRAIAEERITTLVAGWNGERTAPQKIFGGVIDQVLDQTNVSVLISKLGHPLNTTKRIVLILPKGIDHKPGYWDALATIKLIASNLGATIHCYVIKGFPDVYKAHMREIKPNPPTVVEWLEGWTALYENKLPTLHPDDLVVVLSARKGTTGWHPQLEKIPGKLAKINPESFIVFYPREEKEDLRGTRGTEIPKEVLLGRDYD, via the coding sequence ATGTTTGAACTACCAATCAAGGAACCGGTATTAGTTTTTACAATAGCGATGATGATCTTTTTCATTTTTCCCTATTTCATGAAATTATTGCGGATACCGGGATTGATCGGACCTATTTTAGCCGGAGTCATCATTGGACCAAATGGGTTGGCAGTTTTAGAGAGAAGCTCGACGATTGAACTTTTAGGAACAGTTGGGTTGCTTTTCATCATGTTCATTGCCGGACTTGAGATGGACTTGGATGGCTTCAAAAAATATCGAAACCGAAGTATTGTCTATGGAATGCTTTCGTTTTGGATCCCACTTGCTGTGGGGACAGCTATTAGCTTATTGCTTGGTTATAGTGTGGCGGCAGCCATCCTAATCGGATCCATACTTGGGTCCCATACCTTGCTTGGCTATCCGATTGCCAGTCGTCTTGGAATTGGCAAAAGCAAGGCAATCACCACGGCAGTTGGTGGAAGCATCCTAACCGACACTTTTGCTTTATTGGTGCTTGCGGTTATTACAGGTGCGGCAGCAGGGCAACTAGATATCTATTTTGGGGTAAAATTGACTTTTTCCTTGATTGTTTTTGTGGCCATCATCTTTTTGGGAACACCGTTTTTATCGAGATGGTTTTTCCGTAACGTGGCGACAGAAGGAACAGGGGAGTTCATTTATGTCATGGTCATGCTATTCACAGCTGGATCATTGGCACTTATCGCAGGGCTGCAGCCAATCATCGGGGCGTTTTTGGTGGGTCTTGCCCTTAACCGCTTCATATTCGACCAAGGGCCGCTGATGAACCGAATCCGCTTTACAGCCAATAGCATTTTCATTCCGTTTTTCCTATTGTCGGTTGGTATGCTGATGGACTTAAGCGTTCTGATTGGCAACCCAAAAGCATGGGTCTTGACGATAGCGATAGTGGTTGGTCTATTGTTTAGTAAGTATATTGCGGCATTATTAACAAGTAAGTTCTACAAGTATACCAAGGATGAGCGCATGGTCATATTCGGTCTCACCACGCCGCAAGCAGCAGCAACACTTGCAGCAACACTTGTAGGGTTCAACGTGGGACTGTTAGATCAAGCAACCGTAAACGGGGTCATTATCATGATCCTCATTACTTGTATCTTTGGTCCGTATATGGTCGAAAAGTATGGACGTAAGCTTGCCCTTGAGGAAGAAATGAAGCCTGTCCAGAAAGGCGATGCACCGGAGCGAATCTTGATTCCAATCGCCAATCCGAAAACAATGGAATCCCTTATGGATCTGGCTTTTGTGATCCGCCAATCCAACTCTGTGGAGCATCCACTCTATGCACTAAGTGTGGTGCAACGTGACATGTGGGGAGCAGATGGCGATGTTGCCAAAGCAGAGAAGATGCTTGGGCAGGCCGTTTCCTATTCGAGTGGAGCAGATGTGCCGATTCGAGTCACCACAAGGGTGGACCGGAACATTGCCATCGGAATCAACCGTGCAATAGCGGAAGAGCGGATTACAACCCTTGTAGCTGGCTGGAACGGGGAGCGTACAGCACCACAGAAAATTTTTGGCGGTGTCATCGATCAGGTGCTAGATCAAACGAACGTATCTGTGCTGATCTCCAAGCTTGGTCATCCATTGAATACGACGAAGAGGATTGTGCTCATTTTACCAAAAGGAATCGACCATAAACCTGGCTATTGGGATGCCCTTGCCACCATTAAGTTGATTGCCAGCAATCTTGGAGCAACGATACATTGCTATGTCATCAAGGGTTTCCCTGATGTGTACAAAGCGCATATGCGCGAAATCAAGCCGAACCCTCCGACCGTCGTGGAATGGTTGGAGGGCTGGACGGCTTTATATGAAAATAAACTACCGACCTTACATCCGGATGACCTTGTCGTCGTACTTAGTGCCAGAAAAGGAACAACCGGCTGGCATCCGCAGCTTGAAAAGATTCCAGGTAAGCTTGCAAAAATAAATCCCGAAAGCTTCATCGTCTTTTACCCACGTGAGGAAAAAGAGGACCTTCGCGGTACACGTGGGACGGAGATACCAAAAGAGGTATTGCTTGGAAGGGATTACGATTAA
- a CDS encoding exosporium protein D, producing the protein MTRKHHNDSKADCKVETHTVAGSGANLTGNIPYLVQVPPGSDGIVVFEDYTCNHNKTFLQLTSVPGGNQLSPVDLEVTIQTRGSRFPITAIVPGGPDIGGTRAFQVEDFESLSVSNPDDIVPGRLAVFIQKTFCICCDN; encoded by the coding sequence ATGACAAGAAAGCACCACAATGATTCAAAGGCTGACTGCAAAGTGGAAACGCATACCGTAGCTGGTTCCGGAGCAAATTTAACGGGAAACATCCCTTACTTGGTACAAGTTCCACCTGGGTCAGATGGAATTGTCGTTTTTGAAGACTACACCTGTAATCATAACAAAACATTTCTGCAATTAACTTCCGTTCCAGGAGGGAATCAACTAAGTCCAGTAGACCTCGAGGTAACCATTCAAACACGGGGAAGCAGATTTCCTATTACAGCCATTGTTCCAGGTGGCCCTGACATAGGAGGAACCCGCGCCTTTCAGGTAGAAGATTTTGAAAGCTTATCAGTAAGTAATCCCGATGATATAGTCCCTGGCAGGTTAGCTGTCTTTATACAAAAAACGTTTTGTATATGTTGTGACAATTAA
- a CDS encoding exosporium protein D, which produces MSKDFHVKSKKEKALHYYHYKSDQSSFNSSKKFHKYEKDLNQECFTESHTMAGFGVNQAGNVPILVSLRPNVTETIFEDFTCNHNKTLIQLRSEPSGAFPAFPLEVTIRTRGSRIPIVATIPGSQTIESMRAFQVEDFESLSVRFNDEVGQREAAVSVFIQKTFCVCCKSNKTRCSCK; this is translated from the coding sequence ATGTCTAAAGATTTTCATGTAAAAAGCAAGAAAGAAAAAGCGTTACATTACTACCATTATAAATCTGATCAATCTTCTTTTAATTCTAGTAAGAAATTTCACAAATACGAAAAGGACCTTAACCAAGAATGTTTCACCGAATCTCATACGATGGCTGGATTTGGGGTAAATCAAGCTGGTAATGTTCCCATCCTTGTTTCACTCAGACCAAATGTGACAGAGACTATTTTCGAAGATTTTACTTGTAACCACAATAAGACGCTTATACAACTAAGATCTGAACCGAGCGGTGCTTTTCCAGCATTTCCACTAGAGGTAACGATTCGTACACGAGGATCCCGAATCCCGATTGTAGCGACCATCCCTGGGAGCCAAACCATTGAGAGTATGAGAGCTTTTCAGGTAGAAGATTTTGAAAGTCTGTCCGTCCGTTTTAATGATGAAGTAGGGCAACGTGAGGCTGCGGTGTCTGTCTTTATTCAAAAGACGTTCTGCGTTTGCTGCAAAAGTAACAAAACACGTTGTTCCTGCAAATAA
- the fabI gene encoding enoyl-ACP reductase FabI, which yields MNLSLDGRTYVVMGVANKRSIAWGIARSLHDAGARLVFTYAGERLEKSVRELADSLERNDSIVLPCDVTKDEEVHTCFQQIKEEVGTIHGVAHCIAFANKEELQGDYMNTTRDGFLLAHNISSYSLTAVAKEAKEIMTEGGSIVTLTYLGGEKVVPNYNVMGVAKASLDASVKYLANDLGKVGIRVNSISAGPIRTLSAKGVSDFNSILKEIEETAPLRRVTTQEEVGDTALFLFSNLSRGITGENIHVDSGYHIL from the coding sequence ATGAACTTATCCTTAGATGGTCGTACATATGTAGTAATGGGTGTAGCAAATAAAAGAAGTATCGCATGGGGTATCGCACGCTCCCTGCATGATGCGGGAGCGCGTCTTGTGTTCACTTACGCTGGTGAGCGCTTAGAAAAGAGCGTAAGAGAGCTTGCGGATTCACTTGAGAGAAACGACTCCATCGTTCTTCCATGTGATGTTACAAAAGACGAAGAAGTGCACACTTGCTTCCAGCAGATCAAAGAGGAAGTTGGCACCATCCATGGTGTCGCACACTGTATCGCGTTCGCCAACAAAGAAGAGCTGCAAGGCGATTACATGAATACAACTAGAGACGGATTTCTGCTTGCGCACAATATCAGCTCCTACTCTCTGACTGCAGTAGCAAAAGAAGCGAAGGAAATTATGACAGAAGGCGGAAGCATCGTAACCTTGACTTACCTTGGTGGTGAGAAAGTGGTTCCTAACTACAACGTCATGGGTGTAGCAAAAGCAAGTCTTGATGCAAGTGTGAAATATCTTGCAAATGACCTTGGAAAAGTGGGAATCCGCGTGAATTCCATTTCCGCAGGTCCGATTCGTACACTTTCTGCAAAAGGTGTAAGTGACTTCAACTCTATCTTAAAAGAAATTGAAGAAACTGCTCCACTTCGTCGTGTGACGACTCAAGAAGAAGTTGGAGATACTGCGTTATTCTTGTTCAGTAACTTGTCTCGTGGGATTACTGGTGAGAACATTCATGTGGATTCTGGGTACCATATTTTATAA
- a CDS encoding CotS family spore coat protein, whose product MLEDNNHNQEENSAEYLLTPEEEQKLISLAETIIKNWEVTVNSVEVIQGGQMAIVWKIHTTEGPICLKRIHRPEKKALFSINAQNYLALKGMRVPGIIPNKNGILYTKHGPFLFVVYEWIEGRPFELTVQEDLEFIMKGLAEFHTASVGYRPPEGVPIFTKLGRWPNHYIKRCQQMETWKILAKSLPDDPFSKLYLAEADFFIKEGRDTLKRLVESEYLDWVGTVKAMPNLCHQDYGTGNSLLGDDGQIWVIDLDTVSFDLPIRDLRKMIIPLLDTTGVWNEEQFNIMINAYESVSPLTEKQKEIMFIDMLFPYELYDVIRERYVRKSPLLETELAEAFEYERIKSGALNQLIK is encoded by the coding sequence TTGTTGGAAGATAACAATCATAATCAAGAAGAAAATTCGGCGGAATATCTACTGACTCCGGAAGAAGAACAAAAGCTTATCTCGCTTGCAGAAACCATCATCAAGAACTGGGAGGTAACCGTAAATTCAGTAGAAGTGATACAAGGAGGACAAATGGCGATAGTATGGAAAATCCATACTACCGAGGGCCCTATATGCTTAAAAAGGATACACAGACCAGAGAAAAAAGCCCTGTTTTCCATCAATGCACAAAATTACTTGGCATTAAAAGGAATGAGGGTTCCAGGTATCATCCCTAACAAGAATGGGATTCTTTACACAAAGCACGGTCCTTTCCTATTTGTCGTATATGAGTGGATAGAAGGACGGCCATTTGAATTGACCGTTCAAGAAGATCTTGAATTTATCATGAAAGGATTGGCTGAATTTCATACTGCCTCTGTCGGGTATCGTCCTCCGGAAGGCGTCCCTATTTTCACAAAGCTTGGTAGGTGGCCAAATCACTACATTAAACGTTGTCAGCAGATGGAGACTTGGAAGATATTAGCGAAGTCATTGCCGGACGATCCGTTTTCCAAACTCTACTTAGCGGAAGCAGATTTTTTCATAAAAGAAGGACGGGATACGTTAAAAAGATTAGTGGAATCGGAATATCTGGATTGGGTGGGGACGGTAAAAGCAATGCCGAACCTCTGTCATCAAGACTATGGAACAGGGAACTCGCTTCTGGGAGATGACGGTCAAATTTGGGTAATTGACCTTGATACTGTATCATTTGATCTGCCTATCCGTGACTTGCGTAAAATGATTATTCCTCTATTGGATACAACGGGAGTTTGGAACGAAGAGCAATTTAATATCATGATCAACGCATATGAATCTGTCTCCCCTTTAACTGAGAAGCAAAAGGAAATCATGTTTATCGATATGTTATTTCCATATGAGCTTTACGACGTTATCCGCGAAAGATATGTAAGGAAATCGCCTCTTTTGGAAACAGAATTGGCTGAGGCATTCGAATACGAGCGAATAAAGTCTGGTGCATTAAATCAATTGATAAAATAA
- a CDS encoding glycosyltransferase family 4 protein: MKIAYIATEKLPVPAIRGGAIQIYIDSVAAIIGKNHDVTIFSIQHEELEKQEKRGNVRYIRFDEKNYLTSIISHLQQETFDVIHLCNRPLWVKSVKEATPRSKIVLSVHNEMFTYEKLSDHEGKECLNLVSKVVTVSDFIGRTITDRFPFAKSKVKTVYSGVDLDTFQPPWTPKGGQGRSSIRSELGLTNRKVILFVGRLSKVKGPHILLQALPSIKKVHPNVTMVFIGSKWFGDDQVNNYVKHLYTLGAMYQENVMFIKFVKPVDIPKLFAMSDVFVCSSQWQEPLARVHYEAMAAGLPIITSKRGGNPEVINEGKNGFVVDQFEDPESYAALINTLLHDANKRERLGRYGREKVEREFSWKNVEHNLMAVYKEATVN; encoded by the coding sequence ATGAAAATAGCCTATATTGCTACAGAAAAACTTCCGGTACCGGCAATTCGTGGTGGTGCAATTCAAATATATATTGACTCTGTTGCTGCCATTATTGGGAAAAACCATGATGTTACCATTTTTTCTATTCAGCATGAGGAACTGGAGAAGCAGGAGAAGAGAGGAAATGTACGCTACATTCGTTTTGACGAAAAAAATTATCTGACATCAATCATCAGCCATCTTCAACAAGAAACCTTTGATGTCATCCATTTATGTAATCGTCCTTTATGGGTGAAATCTGTAAAGGAAGCGACACCTAGGTCCAAAATAGTATTAAGTGTCCATAACGAAATGTTTACTTATGAGAAATTAAGTGATCACGAAGGAAAAGAGTGCTTAAATCTTGTGTCAAAAGTAGTTACAGTCAGTGACTTTATTGGAAGAACCATTACAGACCGATTTCCATTCGCAAAATCAAAAGTGAAAACCGTATATTCTGGAGTAGACTTGGACACATTCCAACCGCCATGGACTCCAAAGGGAGGACAGGGAAGAAGTAGTATAAGAAGCGAGTTGGGACTTACAAATAGAAAAGTCATTCTTTTTGTTGGAAGGCTAAGTAAGGTAAAAGGACCTCATATTCTGTTACAAGCTCTTCCGTCTATAAAAAAAGTGCACCCAAATGTCACGATGGTCTTCATTGGATCCAAGTGGTTTGGTGATGACCAGGTGAACAATTACGTGAAACATCTTTATACACTTGGTGCCATGTATCAAGAAAATGTAATGTTCATAAAGTTTGTTAAACCGGTGGACATCCCGAAATTATTTGCCATGTCAGATGTATTTGTATGTTCTTCCCAATGGCAGGAACCACTTGCAAGAGTCCATTATGAAGCGATGGCTGCCGGGTTGCCCATAATTACGAGTAAACGTGGTGGGAATCCAGAGGTCATCAATGAAGGGAAAAACGGATTTGTTGTTGATCAATTCGAAGATCCTGAGAGTTATGCGGCACTAATTAACACCCTATTACATGATGCCAATAAGAGAGAGAGATTAGGAAGGTATGGGCGTGAAAAAGTAGAGAGAGAATTCAGCTGGAAGAATGTAGAGCATAATTTGATGGCGGTGTATAAAGAAGCCACTGTTAATTAA